The Paenibacillus sp. FSL H7-0357 nucleotide sequence CGGCTTCAACGAAGAGCTGCGCTATTCGGGCTCACATGTAGCCCCGTTAATCGCGGCCGCGGGCGGCGGGAACAGCGTCGTCTATCTTGGCAGCTTCTCCAAGGTGTTGTTTCCCGGACTGCGTGTAGGCTGGGTGCTGGCTGATCAGGAGCTGATCTATTATCTGGAAAGTGTCAAAAGAGCCCGAAGTATTCATACTTCAACGCTGGATCAATCCATTCTGTATCAATATCTGCTCGGCGGCCATCTGGAAAAATACCTCAAACGTGCGCGAACGGAATATAGACGGAAATACGAGCTGACGCTGGAATGCTGCAAGGAGTATTTGCCGTATGTTGGGCTAAGCGGAGACGGCGGACTGCATCTTTTTGTAACATTTCCCGAAGGCTTTAGTACAAGAGAGCTGCTGGATGCCTGCCGTGAGCGGGGGGTTATTTTTACAGCGGGGGATATCTTCTTCACGAATGGAACAGGACAAAACACGCTGCGCCTGGGCTTCTCCAGGGTGGCTGACGGGGATATCCGCAGGGGAATTGAGATTATCGGCAGGGCAGCACGGCAACTACTGGGATGAAAAGGGGTTATGGGGATGATAAAAGTAGGCGTAATAATGGGCGGAGTTTCCTCTGAATATGAAGTGTCGCTGAATACCGGCAGAGAAATGCTGAAGCACCTGGACCGGAGCAAATATGAGGTTGTCCCGGTGGTTATTACAGAGCGTGAACAGCTGATCGGACAGGTAAAAGGTCTGGATTTTGCGCTGCTTGCCCTTCATGGAACCTATGGTGAGGATGGAACGGTTCAGGGGACGCTGGAGACGCTTGGCATCCCATATTCCGGGAGTGGCATGCTGTCCAGCAGCCTGTGCATGGATAAACATCTGTCCAAAACAATTCTCCGCAGCAAAGGTGTTCCTACGCCTGACTGGCTGTGCTGGGACCGGACGGAGGATGTTGCGCCGGAAGCCGTGGAACGGCTCGGTTACCCGGTGATGGTGAAGCCGAACTCAGGCGGTTCCAGCATCGGGATGACCAAAGTGAATAGCTCGCAGGAGCTGCGGAGCGCGGTGGAGAAAGCTTTTGCCGCAGACCAGTCGGTACTCGTCGAATCGTATACCGAAGGTCAGGAGATTACCTGCCCGATCCTCGGCGGAACTCTTCTGCCCGTTATCGGCATCCATGCGCTGGGCGCGGACTGGTTCGATTACAGCTCCAAATATGAGCAGGGCGGAGCCGACGAACGGGTAATTCAGCTGCCTGCCGAGATCCTGGAGCGGGTGCAAACGGCAGCGCTGGCCTGTTATCATGCGCTGAAATGCTCGGTATATGCACGGGTGGATATGCTGCTGAAGAATGGGATTCCCTACGTACTTGAGGTCAATACACTGCCGGGCATGACCGAAACGAGCCTGCTGCCCAAAAGCGCACTTGCGGCCGGATTCACCTTCAGCAGTCTGCTGGATGAGATTATCGCGGGTTCTCTGAAGGAACGGCGAGCGAATCAGGCAGTCCAAGTAACGCAAGAGGTAACGGAGACGAAGATGGAAGAAGAAAGGCAAGAGGTAGCAGGTCATGCTTAAGGAGAACCGCAAGATGGCAGAGGATTGGATAGCTCCCCGTGTGCGGGAGATTGCGCCTTCGGGCATCCGGGCTTTTTTTGATCTCACTGCCGGTAACAACGATATTATATCACTGGGCGTAGGTGAACCGGATTTCGCTACACCTGAGCATGTAAGAGCTGCCTGCGTCCGCGCTTTGAACCGCGGGGAAACGATGTACACCCCGAATGCCGGACTGCTGGAGCTTAGAGAAGAGATCGCCCAATATCTGGGGAGCAGCTTTGGACTGCAGTATCATCCGGCGGACGAGATCATGGTTACGGTGGGCAGCAGTGAAGCCCTTGATCTGGCACTGCGCGCTTTCACGGCTCCGGGTGATGAGATCATCATCCCTTCTCCCAGCTATATTGCCTATTCGCCGATTGCCCACTTAAACGGAGGGGCGCTGGTTGAGGTGGAAGCTACGGCAGAGCAGGGCTTCAAGCTTACAGCGGAAGCGCTGCGTAAGGCCATCACCCCACGCTCGAAGCTGCTGGTAGTGAATTTCCCGAATAATCCTACGGGAGCAGTCATGTCCTATGAGGACTGGCTGCCGATTGCAGAAGTTGTAAAAGAGCATAATCTGCTCGTGCTTTCGGATGAAATCTATGCGGAGCTTACCTATGACAGCACTCATGTTAGTATCGCTTCGCTCCCCGGCATGCAGGAGCGGACGATAGTGATCAGCGGCTTCTCGAAGGCATTCGCCATGACCGGCTGGCGTGTCGGTTATGTCTGCGGGAATCATGAGCTGCTGGCAGCGATGCTGAAGATTCATCAGTATACCGCGATGTGTGCGCCGGTGCTGGGCCAGATTGCCGCGATCGAATCCCTGCGTAGCGGGCTGCCCGACAAAGACCGGATGAAGGCATGCTTCCGGCAGCGCAGAACCCTGTTTGTGGAGGGCCTCAGAACCATCGGACTTCACTGCCATCAGCCGCAGGGTGCGTTCTATGCCTTCCCGTCCATCGCTCATACCGGACTGAAATCGGAGGAATTTGCTTTGCGCCTCCTGCGGGAGGCTGGAGTCGCCGCAGTTCCGGGACATGTGTTCGGAAGCGGCGGCGAGGGGCATATTCGCTGCTCCTATTCGACATCCACAGAGAGGCTGACCGAAGCGCTGGAGCGGATGGAAGGGTTTATGAAAGTAAGAATATGAATGTAAACGAAAATGCAAGTGTGAATGAATGTGTAAATGCAAATGATCATACGTGTGAAGAAATTCTCCACAAGACAGTATTAAAGCTCTGCAACCGGAAGCAGCGGTATAGACAGCTTTCCAAGTGCATGAAGGTAAAAATGTAATTGTATGATCCTGCTATATCACCTATAATCCTTAAGGAAGAAATAGGGGTATGCACTAAAATAGTTCGCGGCAGCAGCAGTGGCAGCACAAAGCCCCCTTCTTTGGAGAGGGGGCTTTGTGCCGTGGAGCTACGGTTATTTAAATAGAGTTGTAATAGAAGAAACAGGAGGAGTAACTATGATTTCAGCTTTGGAAGAAGTGATTGGGCGGATTGTCCCCGCCGATGAACAAGCGATACTGCGCGCCGAGGACCGGCTGAACAGCCTGACCAAGCCGCCGGGAAGCCTTGGCCGGCTGGAGGCATTAGCCGTCCGGCTGGCGGGAATCTCCGGTGTGGAACAGCCAAGCTACGGCAAACGCACCGTAGTGGTCATGGCTGCAGACCACGGTGTCTGCAGTGAGGGAGTCAGCGCATTTCCGCAGGAGGTTACGGTGCAGATGGCCCATAATTTCCTCAGCGGCGGCGCAGCGGTGAATGTGCTGGCCCGCCAAGGCGGGGCAGAGGTGAAGCTGGTGGATATCGGGATAGGCGGTGACCTGAGCCATCCGGAGCTGATTGACCGCAAGGTGCGGCGTGGAACCTGCAATATGGCGCAGGGACCGGCGATGAGCCGGGAGGAAGCGCTGAGAGCCATTTTGGCCGGAGTGAGCGTGGCGGAGGAAGCGGTGAAGAGTGGAACGGAGATACTTATCACCGGCGAAATGGGCATCGGCAATACGACAGCCAGCGCTGCGGTGCTGTGTGCACTGGAAGGTATCCCGGCAGAGACCGCTGTAGGCCGGGGGACTGGCATTGACGATGAGCGGCTGCGCCATAAAATCGCAGTGGTGGAACGGGCGCTGCAGATCAATGCACCGGATACGGACGATGCTATCGACGTGTTAGCTAAGGTAGGTGGTCTTGAAATCGCCGGTCTGGCCGGGCTTATTCTGGGTGCAGCCGCTGCACGGGTTCCCGTTGTGCTTGACGGCTTCATCTCCGGCGCCGCAGCGCTTGCGGCCAAAGCACTTGCACCGGAGTCCATCCATTATATGATTGCCTCGCATGTCTCAGGGGAGCAGGGGCATAAGCTGATGCTGGAGCGGCTGGGGCTGGAAGCGCTGCTCGACCTTGGGCTGCGTCTTGGCGAAGGAACAGGGGGCGCCCTCTGCCTTCATCTGATTGAGGCGGTGTGCCGGATTATGCGCGAAATGGCCACCTTCGAAAGCGCAGGGGTATCCGGGGCGGAGAACCGATGAGCATCCTTGTAACAGGCGGCGCGCGCAGCGGCAAAAGCAGCTTTGCCGAACGCCTGACACTGTCGCTGGCCGGTCAGGCTTTCTATGTGGCGACCGGGCAAGCGTTCGATGAAGAGATGAAGGCGCGGATTGCCCTGCACCGGCAGCAGCGCGAAGAAAGCGGCGGCCAGTGGGAGACGCTGGAGGAGCCGCTGGATTTGCCGGCTCTGCTGGAGCGTCTCTCCGGGGGAAAGGCGGTGCTTGTAGACTGCCTGACCCTGTGGCTCTCCAATGTACTGCTGGCCGTGGAAGGGCAGGCGGACAGACAAGAGCGGATGGAGCAGGAAATCGCCAGGCTGGAGCACAGTGTGGCGTCTTTCCAGGGGACGCTCGTTCTGGTTACGAACGAGGTTGGTGACGGCATCGTGCCGGAATATGCACTGGGACGGCTGTACCGTGATCTCGCCGGACGGATGAATGCGCTGCTGGCCCGGCAGTGCCAGCAGGTCTTTCTCGTCACTGCCGGTATACCGGTTGAGCTGAAGAGCAGGGAGTATCTGCTATGAGTGCGCGGGAGGATGCCGCCGCCGCTTTTCAGTTCCTGTCGCGTTTTCCGGTAAAGGGCGGCGGTGACTTTTCCCGTGATTTGCTGCGGCGCAGCGTGGTCTATTATCCGCTCGTCGGTGCGGCGATCGGGGGGAGTGCTGCGCTATGCGCCGCTGGAGCGGCTTGGCTGCTGCCGGCATGGCCTGCCGCTGTAATCACCCTCATCCTGTGGGTAGGGCTGACCGGCGGGCTGCACCTGGACGGCTGGATGGACAGCGCCGACGCACTGCTCAGCTACCGCTCGCGGGAGCGGATGCTGGAGATCATGAAGGACAGCCGCGTAGGAGCGATGGGCGTCCTGGCCTGCGTGCTGCTATTGCTGCTGAAG carries:
- the cobT gene encoding nicotinate-nucleotide--dimethylbenzimidazole phosphoribosyltransferase produces the protein MISALEEVIGRIVPADEQAILRAEDRLNSLTKPPGSLGRLEALAVRLAGISGVEQPSYGKRTVVVMAADHGVCSEGVSAFPQEVTVQMAHNFLSGGAAVNVLARQGGAEVKLVDIGIGGDLSHPELIDRKVRRGTCNMAQGPAMSREEALRAILAGVSVAEEAVKSGTEILITGEMGIGNTTASAAVLCALEGIPAETAVGRGTGIDDERLRHKIAVVERALQINAPDTDDAIDVLAKVGGLEIAGLAGLILGAAAARVPVVLDGFISGAAALAAKALAPESIHYMIASHVSGEQGHKLMLERLGLEALLDLGLRLGEGTGGALCLHLIEAVCRIMREMATFESAGVSGAENR
- a CDS encoding aminotransferase class I/II-fold pyridoxal phosphate-dependent enzyme; its protein translation is MLKENRKMAEDWIAPRVREIAPSGIRAFFDLTAGNNDIISLGVGEPDFATPEHVRAACVRALNRGETMYTPNAGLLELREEIAQYLGSSFGLQYHPADEIMVTVGSSEALDLALRAFTAPGDEIIIPSPSYIAYSPIAHLNGGALVEVEATAEQGFKLTAEALRKAITPRSKLLVVNFPNNPTGAVMSYEDWLPIAEVVKEHNLLVLSDEIYAELTYDSTHVSIASLPGMQERTIVISGFSKAFAMTGWRVGYVCGNHELLAAMLKIHQYTAMCAPVLGQIAAIESLRSGLPDKDRMKACFRQRRTLFVEGLRTIGLHCHQPQGAFYAFPSIAHTGLKSEEFALRLLREAGVAAVPGHVFGSGGEGHIRCSYSTSTERLTEALERMEGFMKVRI
- the cobU gene encoding bifunctional adenosylcobinamide kinase/adenosylcobinamide-phosphate guanylyltransferase, with the protein product MSILVTGGARSGKSSFAERLTLSLAGQAFYVATGQAFDEEMKARIALHRQQREESGGQWETLEEPLDLPALLERLSGGKAVLVDCLTLWLSNVLLAVEGQADRQERMEQEIARLEHSVASFQGTLVLVTNEVGDGIVPEYALGRLYRDLAGRMNALLARQCQQVFLVTAGIPVELKSREYLL
- a CDS encoding D-alanine--D-alanine ligase, giving the protein MIKVGVIMGGVSSEYEVSLNTGREMLKHLDRSKYEVVPVVITEREQLIGQVKGLDFALLALHGTYGEDGTVQGTLETLGIPYSGSGMLSSSLCMDKHLSKTILRSKGVPTPDWLCWDRTEDVAPEAVERLGYPVMVKPNSGGSSIGMTKVNSSQELRSAVEKAFAADQSVLVESYTEGQEITCPILGGTLLPVIGIHALGADWFDYSSKYEQGGADERVIQLPAEILERVQTAALACYHALKCSVYARVDMLLKNGIPYVLEVNTLPGMTETSLLPKSALAAGFTFSSLLDEIIAGSLKERRANQAVQVTQEVTETKMEEERQEVAGHA